Proteins encoded together in one Rhipicephalus sanguineus isolate Rsan-2018 chromosome 9, BIME_Rsan_1.4, whole genome shotgun sequence window:
- the LOC119404377 gene encoding uncharacterized protein LOC119404377: MGVHWSQALGAGVARTTSDEEATILEESSEATEVYDAEMWQPDGEDSDSPVYVPAEYTGWRSPVYQQIPSCLDGPPTSPPGQPTDAFNLMASPRRTQGIFLEPTTVLDDGSNEDVQVLYETEPKCLNENCDLSRAEKEASSIFACAADAVKAAGVIIQNAIEQDSVMRRERHKLQMDVLLLKKAKLKLALDRKTRT, translated from the coding sequence CTCTGATGAGGAGGCGACCATTCTGGAGGAAAGCTCAGAGGCGACAGAGGTGTACGATGCGGAAATGTGGCAGCCAGATGGTGAAGACAGCGATTCGCCCGTGTACGTACCCGCCGAGTACACCGGTTGGCGGAGCCCTGTCTACCAGCAAATCCCAAGCTGCTTGGATGGACCACCGACATCCCCGCCTGGACAGCCGACGGACGCCTTTAACTTGATGGCGTCTCCACGCAGAACGCAAGGGATATTCCTTGAGCCAACTACCGTCCTTGACGACGGAAGCAATGAGGATGTACAGGTTCTTTACGAGACCGAACCCAAGTGCCTAAACGAAAATTGTGACTTATCTCGCGCGGAGAAGgaggcatcaagcattttcgcctgtgCGGCTGATGCCGTCAAGGCCGCTGGCGTTATCATACAAAACGCTATAGAGCAGGACTCAGTAATGAGGCGTGAGAGGCACAAGCTCCAGATGGATGTTCTGCTGCTGAAAAAGGCTAAACTCAAGTTAGCCTTAGACAGGAAAACAAGAACATAA